Genomic window (Pradoshia sp. D12):
CCTCAGTCATTGGAGAAATTGCCTCTTTGCTATATTTAATGTTGATGTTTAAATTTAAAAAGAGTTTCAGAATGAGAAAACAATTTTTCAACTATGTTTCATCTGGTAAAGATACATTAAAGGAGCTTTTATCCATTGCCATTCCTACTACAGGAAGCAGGATGATCGGATCTATTACTTGGTTTTTTGAACCGATTGTTGTGGCAAGGAGTCTTTTGGCAGCAGGGGTTGCGACTGGCGTCGCTACTGCACAATATGGTGAACTGGCAGGGTATGCCGTACCATTACTTATGCTTCCTTCCTTTATCACCCATTCACTGGGTACATCATTAGTCCCTGCTGTCAGTGAAGCCTATTATAAAGGAAATATCAAACAAGTGATTCACCGGCTGCAGCAGTCGCTCCGATTTGCTTTTTTAAGTGGCTCCCTAGCCGTGGTCACTCTATATGTACTTGCTGAACCAGTCATGCAGGTCATGTATCATAATGACCATGCCAGCATATATGTACGATTTATGGCACCCTTTTTTCTGCTCTTCTTTTTTCAAGGTCCTCTTCAGGCTACGTTGCAGGCTCTTAATATGGCCAGAGCGGCTATGTTTAACAGTCTAATTGGATCAATAACAAAAATCATCTTAATCCTCACACTCGTAACACAGCCGAATATCGGGATTATGGGAGCTGCTATTGCCATCTGTGTATCTACTGTGCTTGTTACTCTTTTACATTTCGCTACTGTTATGAAGAAAATCCACTTAACCATTTACTTGCATGAATACATCATGGCTCTTGTCGTCATGTCCATCTCCGGATTAATCG
Coding sequences:
- the spoVB gene encoding stage V sporulation protein B gives rise to the protein MSKFIRGTVILLIAGFITKILGFINRIVIARFIGEEGVGLYMMALPSLYLVIAIVQLGMPIAISKFVAEAAAKGDHHKTKKILVVSLCVTGSLSLIFTPLLFMFAPYLSTHVFTDSRTLLPLLAIAPIVPITAVSAVLRGYFQGKQNMKPYAISNIIEQIVRISMIAALTKAFLPYGIEYAAAGAMVASVIGEIASLLYLMLMFKFKKSFRMRKQFFNYVSSGKDTLKELLSIAIPTTGSRMIGSITWFFEPIVVARSLLAAGVATGVATAQYGELAGYAVPLLMLPSFITHSLGTSLVPAVSEAYYKGNIKQVIHRLQQSLRFAFLSGSLAVVTLYVLAEPVMQVMYHNDHASIYVRFMAPFFLLFFFQGPLQATLQALNMARAAMFNSLIGSITKIILILTLVTQPNIGIMGAAIAICVSTVLVTLLHFATVMKKIHLTIYLHEYIMALVVMSISGLIGHMLYEQWLIGIPMIQRLIISIAVIVIVFAIGCLLTGLIRKKEIRRVPIIGPLLSKIALFP